Proteins found in one Bremerella volcania genomic segment:
- a CDS encoding PVC-type heme-binding CxxCH protein, translating to MVLRSLLALVFILSTACSYGDGLSLKSIHVPEGYKVELAAPASLVRHPMMADFDEQGRLYVAANAGENLPRAELEKQLPNFIRRLEDTDGDGVFDQATTFADRMTFPQGCLWLDGSLYVASSGAIWKLTDTDDDGVADQRQKLVGDFGYTGNAADVHGPFLGPEGRIYWCEGRHGHEILDDEGKIISKGKAARIFSCRTDGSDVQTFATGGMDNPVEIVFTPEGDMLGTVNLMYAQPRGDCLVHWQYGGVYPREDFAESLEQEFIRTGPLLPELYNFGHVAVSGLCQFEGNGWGPDTSGSLFVTQFNTNRVVQVHLKPHKSTYEVKEVEDFLVSSDKDFHPTDVLQSPDGSLLVINTGGWFRIGCPQSSVAKSHIHGGIYRIRRTELTQQPANDTKPQRTSDIEHLWQIRRKASNKSLSELGKQLKSENPTIRQIAARALLDVPPGPTRDQSIPQLAQLAAQGSPSERRNAIATLSRWEVNDDQYTSTLLEILPHTQNDPMLHHAVILGLIRGGRRDLLRQAVLDPNPTVSGGASLALAELHRLSEKKVASQWLDIPAPSLGEPLTLPQQQMLLQMESRLDDGNPIRGREVFFSTQATCSKCHRVADRGGQVGPNLSTIGRSRSRRDLLESILFPSATFARGFAPYIVATSDGKTHSGIILGEGTDQLRLGLDQEKSISLPNASIEAIRGSNSSIMPADIQKTLSERQLADLLAFLQSL from the coding sequence ATGGTCTTGCGTTCCCTACTTGCCCTGGTATTCATTCTGTCGACCGCATGCTCTTATGGCGACGGACTCTCCCTCAAATCCATTCACGTTCCAGAGGGCTACAAGGTCGAGTTGGCCGCCCCAGCGTCCCTGGTCCGTCACCCAATGATGGCAGACTTCGACGAACAAGGGAGGCTTTACGTAGCGGCAAACGCGGGCGAGAACCTTCCCCGAGCCGAACTGGAAAAACAGCTTCCCAACTTTATTCGACGATTGGAAGACACGGACGGAGACGGTGTATTCGACCAGGCAACGACATTCGCCGATCGCATGACATTCCCTCAAGGATGTCTCTGGTTGGATGGGTCGCTTTACGTCGCGTCGAGCGGTGCCATCTGGAAGCTCACCGATACGGATGATGATGGCGTAGCCGACCAGAGGCAAAAGCTGGTCGGAGACTTTGGCTACACCGGCAACGCGGCGGACGTTCACGGTCCCTTCCTAGGCCCGGAGGGCAGAATCTATTGGTGTGAAGGACGCCACGGACACGAAATATTGGACGACGAGGGGAAAATCATCAGCAAGGGAAAAGCCGCTCGCATCTTTTCGTGTCGCACTGATGGAAGTGACGTGCAAACCTTCGCGACCGGTGGCATGGACAATCCGGTCGAGATTGTCTTCACCCCGGAAGGAGACATGCTCGGAACAGTCAACTTGATGTACGCCCAGCCACGGGGCGACTGTCTGGTCCATTGGCAATATGGCGGTGTTTACCCACGCGAGGACTTCGCGGAAAGCCTCGAACAGGAGTTCATTCGCACCGGCCCACTCTTGCCGGAACTCTACAACTTCGGACATGTGGCGGTGTCAGGACTTTGTCAGTTCGAAGGCAACGGCTGGGGACCGGATACCAGCGGGTCGTTGTTCGTCACTCAATTCAATACCAATAGGGTTGTCCAGGTTCATTTGAAGCCCCATAAATCAACCTACGAAGTGAAGGAAGTCGAAGACTTTCTTGTGTCCAGCGACAAAGATTTCCATCCGACGGACGTACTGCAATCACCCGATGGATCGCTGTTGGTCATTAACACCGGCGGATGGTTTCGAATCGGTTGCCCTCAATCTAGCGTTGCAAAATCACACATCCACGGTGGTATCTATCGCATTCGACGAACAGAACTTACCCAGCAACCCGCAAACGATACCAAACCACAAAGAACATCAGACATTGAGCACCTCTGGCAAATTCGCCGAAAAGCATCGAACAAATCTCTCAGCGAACTAGGGAAACAATTAAAATCTGAGAATCCGACAATACGTCAGATCGCCGCTCGTGCTTTGCTTGACGTTCCGCCTGGACCGACTCGAGATCAATCGATTCCCCAGCTTGCTCAACTGGCGGCCCAGGGTTCACCGTCCGAGAGGCGGAATGCGATCGCCACGCTCAGCCGTTGGGAAGTCAACGACGATCAATACACAAGCACGCTGCTTGAGATACTGCCGCATACCCAGAATGACCCTATGCTTCATCACGCGGTGATTTTAGGGTTGATTCGTGGTGGTCGACGGGACCTACTTCGCCAAGCCGTCCTCGATCCCAATCCCACAGTCAGCGGCGGTGCCTCTTTGGCATTGGCCGAGCTTCATCGGCTCTCCGAGAAAAAAGTAGCCAGCCAATGGTTGGACATTCCAGCACCGTCGTTGGGAGAACCTCTTACCCTGCCGCAACAGCAAATGCTTCTCCAAATGGAGTCCCGACTCGACGACGGCAATCCAATCCGTGGCCGCGAAGTTTTCTTTTCAACTCAGGCGACCTGTAGCAAATGCCATCGCGTTGCTGATCGCGGAGGTCAAGTTGGCCCCAACTTAAGTACCATCGGTCGCAGTCGTTCTCGTCGCGATTTGTTGGAATCAATCCTCTTTCCCAGTGCCACGTTTGCGCGAGGTTTTGCTCCTTACATAGTTGCCACGTCCGATGGCAAAACCCATAGCGGCATCATACTTGGCGAAGGAACGGATCAGCTACGACTAGGGCTCGATCAGGAAAAGTCCATAAGCCTACCCAACGCATCTATTGAAGCAATTCGAGGCAGCAATAGCTCCATTATGCCGGCGGATATCCAAAAAACTCTCTCTGAGAGGCAACTCGCCGACTTACTCGCCTTTCTGCAGTCGCTTTAG
- a CDS encoding c-type cytochrome domain-containing protein — protein MSYHAYLSILVLGSLTGMVYGADAPVSFRTDIAPILQDSCLACHGAKKAEGGYRVDSYKELFKAGDSGESPIGANANDPSELVRRISCDDESERMPAESEPLSADQIAKFQKWIAEGAKFDGENPAQTLALVIPPPTYASPPKHYGHPVPITAVAFSPDGRTVISGGYHELNVWNVENGALVRRVPNVGQRVFAMSFSADGKTLGVGCGEPGKSGEVRLIDFATGEVKGVTARTSDVVLDIAFRPGTSELAVASADSSIRIVDMQTLKDVRTIASHADWVTSVAWSDDGKLLASSSRDKSAKVYDGTSGELISSYLGHGDIVRGVSILPENKQVVSIGDDSKLHRWNIADNKKVAEVGLGSDGSKIVRQGDNVLIPCVDARVQCVDLKSNKVAKEFKGHSDWVLSVTFQPGQNDPANELVASGSFDGEVRLWKVADASLVRSWSAKP, from the coding sequence ATGAGTTATCACGCTTACCTGTCGATTCTTGTCCTGGGCAGTCTAACTGGGATGGTCTATGGTGCCGATGCGCCGGTTAGTTTCCGTACCGATATTGCTCCCATACTTCAGGATAGCTGCCTTGCATGTCATGGAGCGAAGAAGGCGGAAGGAGGATATCGCGTCGACAGTTACAAAGAGTTATTCAAGGCAGGAGACTCAGGCGAGTCCCCGATTGGCGCGAATGCCAACGATCCAAGTGAGCTGGTACGCCGAATTTCGTGCGATGACGAATCAGAACGGATGCCAGCCGAAAGCGAGCCACTTTCCGCCGATCAGATCGCTAAGTTCCAAAAGTGGATTGCCGAAGGGGCGAAGTTCGATGGCGAAAATCCCGCCCAGACACTGGCTCTTGTGATCCCTCCTCCAACGTATGCGAGCCCACCAAAGCATTACGGACACCCGGTGCCGATTACGGCGGTGGCGTTTTCGCCAGATGGGAGAACGGTGATCTCAGGCGGATACCATGAACTGAACGTTTGGAATGTCGAGAACGGTGCGCTTGTCCGTCGAGTTCCGAACGTTGGCCAACGTGTGTTTGCGATGAGCTTTTCTGCTGATGGAAAGACGTTGGGAGTCGGATGCGGCGAACCTGGAAAGAGTGGTGAGGTGCGACTTATTGATTTCGCGACAGGCGAAGTCAAAGGAGTCACCGCGAGAACCAGCGATGTCGTGTTGGACATTGCCTTTCGTCCCGGCACTTCGGAACTTGCCGTCGCTTCGGCGGATAGTTCGATTCGTATCGTTGATATGCAGACATTGAAAGATGTCCGCACAATCGCCAGTCACGCGGATTGGGTCACCTCGGTGGCCTGGAGCGACGATGGCAAGTTGCTTGCGTCCAGCAGTCGCGATAAATCTGCCAAGGTGTACGATGGCACCTCCGGCGAATTGATTTCCAGCTATCTGGGACACGGAGACATCGTTCGTGGCGTGAGCATCCTTCCTGAAAACAAGCAAGTTGTCTCGATCGGGGATGACAGCAAATTGCACCGCTGGAATATTGCCGATAACAAGAAGGTTGCCGAGGTAGGGCTGGGCAGCGATGGCAGCAAGATCGTTCGTCAGGGGGATAATGTTCTGATTCCGTGTGTCGATGCCCGTGTCCAGTGTGTCGACTTAAAGAGCAATAAGGTCGCCAAAGAATTCAAAGGACACAGCGACTGGGTGTTGTCGGTAACTTTCCAGCCTGGGCAGAACGATCCCGCAAATGAATTAGTGGCGAGCGGGTCGTTTGATGGTGAAGTGAGATTATGGAAAGTGGCTGATGCGTCGCTTGTCCGAAGTTGGAGTGCGAAGCCTTGA
- a CDS encoding DUF1501 domain-containing protein, which produces MKYSMCNNVEHPNSRRDFLCRAGGGFGALAYAALTGESLFAARNDSPAAEKIPHYRGRAKNIIWLFMEGGPSHLDLFDYKPELNRLAGQTLPDSFPRPVTAMGEINSPILECKRKWSQCGESGLWISDWLPHHHAIADELCVIHSCVSDGINHAGGVCQMNTGAVFGGRPSLGAWISYGLGSSSRSLPDFVVMKDSNSMVVNGVRAWGSGFMPSGHQGVLFEGGEEPLRNLNNPQGISDSQQQRKLAFINQLNRKHYVGRESNTDLEARIRSYELAARMQTDAPEAIDLQNEPEHIRKMYGLDDKETEVYGRQCLLARRLVERGVRFIQLYSGAGSKWDSHSNIEGNHSRLCRGVDKPIAGLIADLKQRGLLEDTLVMWGGEFGRTPMSEKGTGRDHNPTGFTMWIAGGGAKGGQTIGATDDLGLYAVEDKLHVHDIHATVLGMMGLDHTKVVYMHKGRPERVDLNEGHVHKGLVSGA; this is translated from the coding sequence ATGAAATATTCCATGTGCAACAACGTCGAACACCCAAATTCGCGGCGAGATTTTCTTTGCCGTGCTGGTGGTGGATTCGGGGCATTGGCATATGCGGCACTCACCGGGGAGTCGCTATTTGCTGCTCGTAACGACAGCCCAGCAGCAGAGAAGATCCCGCATTATCGCGGCCGAGCGAAGAATATTATCTGGCTCTTCATGGAAGGTGGCCCAAGTCACTTGGACCTGTTCGATTACAAGCCAGAACTAAACCGTCTAGCTGGCCAAACGCTTCCCGATAGTTTTCCTCGACCAGTCACGGCCATGGGTGAGATCAACTCTCCCATTCTCGAATGCAAACGAAAGTGGTCGCAGTGTGGAGAAAGCGGGCTGTGGATTTCTGACTGGTTACCTCATCACCACGCAATCGCGGATGAACTTTGCGTCATTCACTCGTGCGTATCGGACGGAATCAATCACGCCGGCGGCGTCTGCCAGATGAATACGGGAGCCGTGTTCGGCGGGCGGCCGTCTTTAGGGGCATGGATCTCTTACGGCCTGGGCTCAAGCAGCAGAAGTCTGCCTGACTTCGTCGTGATGAAAGACAGCAACTCGATGGTGGTCAATGGGGTCCGCGCGTGGGGTTCCGGATTTATGCCCTCCGGTCATCAGGGAGTGCTCTTCGAAGGGGGGGAAGAGCCGCTACGGAATCTCAATAACCCCCAAGGAATTTCCGATTCACAGCAGCAGCGCAAGTTAGCTTTTATCAACCAATTGAACCGCAAGCATTACGTCGGACGGGAATCGAACACCGACCTTGAAGCTCGCATTCGCAGCTATGAACTGGCAGCACGGATGCAGACAGATGCTCCGGAAGCGATCGATCTTCAGAACGAGCCAGAGCACATTCGAAAGATGTACGGTCTGGATGACAAAGAGACCGAAGTTTACGGCCGGCAGTGTCTACTGGCTCGACGGCTAGTCGAGCGGGGCGTTCGATTTATTCAGCTCTACTCAGGCGCTGGAAGCAAATGGGACAGCCATAGCAATATCGAAGGTAATCATTCACGTCTTTGCCGCGGCGTTGATAAGCCAATTGCGGGCTTGATTGCCGATCTGAAACAACGCGGACTCTTGGAAGATACTCTGGTCATGTGGGGTGGCGAATTCGGACGCACGCCAATGAGCGAAAAGGGAACCGGGCGGGATCACAATCCGACTGGCTTCACCATGTGGATTGCCGGCGGCGGAGCGAAGGGCGGACAGACGATTGGTGCCACGGACGACCTTGGCCTGTATGCCGTCGAAGATAAACTGCATGTACACGACATTCACGCCACGGTGTTGGGCATGATGGGACTGGATCACACGAAGGTTGTCTACATGCACAAAGGCCGACCCGAGCGGGTCGATCTCAACGAGGGGCACGTGCACAAGGGACTCGTCTCCGGCGCGTGA
- a CDS encoding IS3 family transposase (programmed frameshift) produces the protein MPRRRFTPEQIIQHLREAEVLLSQDKTIAQACKAIGVTEQTYYRWRKEYGGVRTDQAKRLKELEKENARLKRLLADAELDKAILKEAAFGKLLSPDKRRRIVEHVRDTLGRERVSERRACRVLGQPRSTQRRVRWVPDDEPRLVREMIELAEQYGRYGYRRITEMLRRKGWQVNHKRIERLWRREGLKVPKRQPKRRRLWLNDGSCVRLRPSHRDEVWSYDFVHHRTHDGRAFRMLTLINEYTRECLAIDVARQLTSEDVLERLSDLFVRRGVPDFIRSDNGSEFTATKVRDWLERVEVNTLYIEPGSPWENGYIESFNGKLRDELLDREIFDTLLEAKVLIERWRVEYNTVRPHSSLGYRPPAPEAILPGEAASATLQHLPLEESLKTTT, from the exons ATGCCTAGAAGAAGATTCACGCCTGAGCAGATCATCCAGCATCTCCGCGAAGCGGAGGTGCTTCTCTCTCAGGACAAGACGATTGCCCAGGCCTGCAAGGCGATCGGCGTCACGGAGCAGACTTACTATCGCTGGCGGAAGGAGTACGGCGGTGTTCGTACCGATCAGGCCAAGCGTTTGAAAGAGCTCGAGAAGGAGAATGCTCGCCTGAAGCGACTGCTGGCTGATGCCGAACTCGACAAGGCGATCCTGAAGGAAGCCGCTT TCGGGAAACTTCTGAGCCCGGACAAGCGACGGCGAATCGTCGAGCACGTGCGAGATACTTTGGGACGCGAGCGAGTATCAGAACGGAGGGCCTGCCGGGTGCTGGGACAGCCTCGTTCCACTCAGCGCCGTGTTCGCTGGGTCCCCGACGACGAGCCTCGCCTGGTCCGGGAGATGATTGAACTTGCTGAACAGTATGGCCGTTATGGCTATCGGCGAATCACTGAGATGTTACGCCGGAAAGGTTGGCAGGTGAACCATAAACGCATCGAACGCTTATGGCGTCGCGAGGGCTTGAAAGTACCAAAAAGGCAGCCGAAACGACGTCGCCTGTGGCTTAATGATGGTTCGTGCGTTCGCCTGCGGCCGAGTCATCGTGATGAGGTCTGGAGCTATGACTTCGTGCATCACCGAACGCACGATGGTCGAGCCTTCCGTATGCTGACGCTGATCAACGAGTATACTCGCGAGTGCTTGGCGATCGATGTGGCTCGTCAACTGACCAGCGAGGATGTCTTGGAGCGTCTTAGCGACCTGTTCGTTCGCCGTGGCGTGCCAGACTTCATTCGCAGCGACAACGGCTCAGAGTTCACCGCCACTAAGGTCCGTGACTGGCTGGAGCGAGTCGAGGTGAACACCCTGTACATCGAACCTGGCAGCCCGTGGGAGAATGGCTACATCGAATCCTTCAACGGGAAGCTGCGAGATGAACTACTCGATCGAGAGATCTTCGACACGCTGCTGGAGGCAAAAGTGTTGATCGAACGGTGGCGAGTCGAGTACAACACGGTACGCCCGCACAGTTCGCTGGGGTACCGTCCACCGGCACCGGAGGCAATTCTTCCAGGGGAAGCTGCTTCCGCTACGCTCCAGCACCTTCCCCTGGAAGAATCCTTGAAGACTACAACTTAA
- a CDS encoding PSD1 and planctomycete cytochrome C domain-containing protein encodes MLTCSSLVAQDDAVSADKLKFFEMHVRPLLAQHCLECHSAESQKGMLRLDSRAAMLKGGESEEAAIVPGTPNESLLISAVRYESYEMPPKGQLPEKDVAVLVKWIELGAPWPGGDNSLIIRQDADRITEEDRKWWAVQPVTDPAVPHAGDGWARNEIDRFVARKLNEAGLEPAPEADRYELVRRAYFDLHGLPPTPEQIDAFVHDDRPDAWQRLVDQLLESPRYGERWAQHWLDVVRYSESDGYNEDAFRPDASAYRDYVIRSLNDDKPYNQFVREHLAGDEIAPDDPDVFIGTAYLRHGVYEWNQRNARMHWDLIINEMTRVTGEAFLGIGIGCAQCHDHKFDPILQKDYYGLQAFLSSVAWPMDRPLANPDQIAAYQQQQQKWEEATQSIRDEIDGLVGDGIASNQRNIVKQFPPDVQEIYNKPESEKSTFEKQLSYLVWRQVDRANKSYDRAKGLKKSPDKLKRYEELEAELKKFDSLKPKPLPVAFVGTDIGTSPAPTYLMTRTTTEEVQPSFLTLLGDKEPEIHPTETTTGRRTALANWIVREDNPLSTRVIVNRIWQRHFGQGIVPTPNDFGTLGESPSHPELLDWLTRRFLNGGWKTKPMHRLIMDSAAYRQTARFEGNVARQHTSSDEPAVRPIDIDPTNRLLWRFPPTRLDAEQLRDAMLAVSGELKHRDGGPSVSGSTPNRSVYVIKKRNKPDEMLSGFDAPLCFESAPTRDSTTTPIQSLLLANGAWTLDRSRAFAKRLLAGKEQLDAADVRKAWQLVFGREASDEEITAALTFIREQTESITAPPIVAKYPNETGLRPVTQHFAAVKDFGLGKQALWIQPGSRFERLHVKETDGFDDQFTVEAVVILDRLYPDASANSLISRWNSNTKTNGWTVAVTSTKSAYQPRNFVVALAGRDFQDQATFEVVASGFKVPLNKPVYLAAVISATTSEDDPTSGSVTFYMKDLSDPNSEVETSKVPTSVVSQIQNPAMRVIAGGRDANGHLWDGQFARLTISRGALPRQQLLIGEQPKKAVRILDWRFNDEDGEQPAPNTQWLRPSQESGDSQSETKTLRAVTDFCHALFNSNEFLYLQ; translated from the coding sequence TTGCTCACCTGCTCATCACTCGTCGCTCAGGACGACGCGGTCAGCGCGGATAAGCTCAAGTTCTTCGAGATGCACGTTCGTCCCCTGCTAGCTCAACACTGTCTTGAGTGCCACAGTGCTGAGAGCCAGAAAGGCATGCTGCGGCTCGATTCAAGAGCGGCCATGCTCAAGGGGGGCGAATCTGAAGAAGCCGCTATCGTCCCCGGTACTCCTAACGAAAGTCTGCTCATCTCCGCCGTGCGGTACGAGTCGTACGAAATGCCGCCTAAAGGCCAGTTGCCCGAGAAGGACGTTGCCGTTCTGGTGAAATGGATTGAGCTTGGTGCTCCCTGGCCAGGCGGTGATAACTCATTGATAATTCGTCAGGATGCGGACCGCATCACCGAAGAAGATCGCAAGTGGTGGGCCGTCCAACCAGTCACGGACCCGGCCGTACCTCATGCCGGCGATGGCTGGGCAAGGAATGAAATTGATCGATTCGTTGCCAGAAAACTGAACGAGGCAGGACTTGAACCAGCGCCGGAAGCCGATCGCTATGAGCTGGTGCGACGAGCCTATTTCGACCTACATGGTTTGCCGCCGACACCAGAGCAAATTGATGCATTTGTCCACGATGATCGCCCAGATGCCTGGCAGCGTCTGGTTGACCAGCTGCTGGAAAGTCCACGATACGGGGAGCGTTGGGCTCAGCATTGGCTTGATGTGGTTCGATATTCGGAAAGCGACGGCTACAACGAAGACGCTTTTCGACCAGATGCCAGCGCCTATCGTGACTATGTCATTCGATCGTTGAACGACGACAAGCCTTACAATCAGTTCGTTCGCGAACATCTGGCGGGAGATGAAATCGCCCCCGATGATCCCGATGTCTTCATTGGCACGGCGTATCTCCGTCACGGCGTTTACGAATGGAATCAGCGCAACGCGAGGATGCACTGGGATCTGATCATCAATGAGATGACCCGCGTGACCGGTGAGGCATTCCTGGGGATCGGAATTGGCTGTGCGCAATGTCACGATCATAAATTTGATCCGATTCTGCAGAAGGATTACTACGGTTTGCAAGCATTCTTGTCGTCGGTGGCCTGGCCAATGGATCGACCTTTGGCAAATCCAGATCAGATTGCGGCTTATCAGCAGCAACAACAGAAGTGGGAAGAAGCAACCCAGTCAATTCGAGACGAAATCGATGGCTTGGTCGGCGATGGGATCGCTTCCAATCAGCGCAATATCGTCAAGCAGTTTCCGCCAGACGTTCAAGAAATCTACAACAAGCCGGAATCAGAGAAATCAACGTTCGAGAAGCAGCTTTCGTATCTGGTTTGGCGGCAGGTTGACCGTGCAAATAAGTCCTACGACCGGGCGAAAGGACTTAAGAAGTCGCCCGACAAGCTAAAGCGTTATGAAGAGTTGGAGGCCGAATTGAAGAAATTCGATTCGCTCAAACCCAAGCCACTTCCGGTTGCGTTCGTCGGGACCGACATTGGGACATCACCGGCACCAACTTACCTGATGACGCGTACTACCACAGAAGAGGTTCAGCCATCGTTCCTCACACTGCTCGGCGACAAAGAACCGGAGATCCATCCGACCGAGACCACCACAGGCCGTCGAACGGCATTGGCGAATTGGATTGTCCGAGAAGACAATCCTCTGTCAACGCGTGTGATCGTCAACCGGATCTGGCAACGGCACTTTGGCCAGGGCATTGTGCCGACACCAAACGATTTTGGCACACTTGGTGAGTCACCAAGTCATCCCGAACTTCTCGACTGGCTGACTAGGCGATTTCTGAATGGCGGGTGGAAGACCAAACCCATGCATAGGCTGATCATGGACAGTGCCGCGTACCGCCAAACCGCGCGATTTGAGGGCAATGTCGCACGACAGCACACTTCGAGCGATGAACCGGCGGTTCGCCCGATCGATATCGATCCTACCAACCGTTTGTTGTGGCGATTTCCGCCTACGCGGCTCGACGCCGAACAGTTACGTGATGCAATGCTCGCCGTATCTGGCGAACTGAAACATCGCGATGGTGGTCCGTCCGTCAGTGGCTCGACGCCAAACCGAAGCGTCTACGTCATCAAGAAACGAAACAAACCGGATGAAATGCTTAGTGGGTTCGATGCGCCATTGTGTTTTGAATCCGCTCCAACCCGAGATTCGACGACGACCCCAATTCAATCGTTGTTACTGGCCAATGGAGCCTGGACTTTGGACCGTTCACGAGCCTTCGCGAAGCGGCTCCTTGCAGGAAAAGAACAACTAGACGCAGCCGACGTTCGCAAGGCCTGGCAATTAGTCTTCGGTCGAGAAGCATCCGACGAGGAAATCACCGCGGCATTAACGTTCATCCGCGAACAGACAGAGTCGATCACCGCTCCCCCGATCGTTGCCAAGTATCCCAATGAAACGGGCCTAAGGCCGGTCACGCAGCATTTCGCAGCGGTAAAGGATTTCGGACTGGGTAAACAGGCTCTATGGATTCAGCCGGGCAGCCGATTTGAACGCCTTCACGTAAAGGAAACGGACGGATTCGATGATCAGTTCACGGTGGAAGCCGTTGTGATTCTCGATCGTCTGTATCCCGACGCCAGCGCCAATTCGCTGATTTCGCGTTGGAATAGCAATACCAAAACAAATGGCTGGACGGTCGCCGTCACCAGTACCAAGTCGGCCTATCAGCCGCGCAACTTCGTCGTCGCGTTAGCTGGCCGCGATTTTCAGGACCAGGCTACATTCGAAGTCGTCGCCTCGGGATTCAAGGTCCCATTGAATAAGCCGGTCTATCTCGCGGCAGTAATTTCAGCAACTACATCGGAAGACGATCCCACTTCCGGGTCAGTCACGTTCTACATGAAAGATCTGTCGGACCCGAACTCTGAAGTGGAAACATCAAAGGTGCCAACCTCTGTCGTGTCACAAATTCAGAATCCGGCAATGAGGGTCATCGCTGGGGGTCGAGATGCAAACGGACACCTGTGGGATGGCCAGTTTGCGCGTCTGACGATCAGTCGTGGAGCGCTTCCACGTCAACAACTTTTAATCGGCGAACAACCGAAAAAGGCGGTGCGAATCCTTGACTGGCGATTCAACGATGAAGATGGCGAGCAGCCTGCTCCCAACACGCAGTGGTTGCGTCCGAGCCAGGAAAGTGGCGACTCGCAGTCTGAAACAAAAACGCTTCGGGCCGTTACCGATTTTTGTCACGCCCTATTCAATTCCAACGAGTTTCTGTACCTCCAGTAA
- a CDS encoding arylsulfatase produces the protein MGYSDAGCYGGEILTPNLDQLAKGGLRFTHFYNTARCWPTRSALLTGYYPQQIRRDGMPGAPGNFGGRGKRPEWAKTVADYLKAEGYRTYHSGKWHVDGEPTKNGFDRSDPTTRGPGFFETTKKKTRDPKYYETIDTADFAIACLKEHASKFAERPFFEYVAFRAPHFPLHALPEDIERYRGRYTQGWDVLRKERHERQQGLGIDVAELSALEPEVGPPYAFPEHIKLLGTGEINRPLPWEELTEEQKQFQATKMAIHAAMIDRMDREIGRILEQLRSMDVMENTFICFLSDNGASAEIMVRGDGHDTTADMGSAETYLCLGPGFSSAANTPFRRHKTWVHEGGISTPFIVHWPSGIKAKNELRSSMAHVIDIAPTILDLAGVRVEGGQGPPMAGVSLKPGLLKDEVVLHDELWFYHNQNRAYRQGNWKIVYAADSEDGPRTKSDGSKRKEDLSVNWHLYNLSADRAEQHDLADKEPERLKAMASRWEELRSQFLSEATQQ, from the coding sequence ATGGGATATTCGGATGCTGGTTGCTATGGTGGAGAAATCTTGACGCCGAATCTAGACCAACTTGCCAAAGGTGGCTTACGTTTTACCCATTTCTACAACACGGCCCGCTGTTGGCCGACACGATCGGCACTTTTGACGGGCTACTATCCGCAGCAGATTCGACGCGACGGAATGCCGGGAGCACCGGGCAATTTCGGCGGCCGAGGCAAACGACCGGAGTGGGCGAAAACCGTTGCCGATTACCTGAAAGCCGAAGGATATCGAACCTACCATTCGGGTAAGTGGCACGTCGACGGTGAGCCAACGAAGAATGGTTTCGACCGTTCCGATCCGACGACACGAGGTCCTGGATTCTTTGAAACGACCAAAAAGAAAACACGTGATCCCAAATACTACGAGACGATTGATACAGCGGACTTTGCGATCGCGTGTTTAAAGGAACACGCATCGAAGTTTGCCGAACGGCCATTCTTTGAATACGTGGCCTTTCGCGCGCCCCACTTTCCGCTGCATGCTCTGCCAGAGGACATCGAACGATATCGCGGCCGTTACACGCAGGGGTGGGATGTATTGCGGAAGGAACGTCATGAGCGACAGCAAGGACTTGGGATTGATGTTGCTGAGTTATCGGCACTTGAGCCCGAGGTTGGGCCTCCTTATGCATTTCCCGAACATATCAAGTTGCTTGGCACGGGCGAGATCAATCGCCCCTTACCTTGGGAGGAGCTTACCGAGGAGCAAAAGCAATTCCAGGCAACCAAAATGGCGATCCATGCAGCCATGATTGATCGGATGGACCGCGAGATCGGTCGTATTCTCGAGCAATTACGAAGTATGGACGTGATGGAGAATACATTCATTTGCTTTCTATCCGACAATGGTGCAAGTGCTGAAATCATGGTGCGAGGTGACGGTCATGATACGACAGCGGACATGGGATCAGCTGAGACGTATCTGTGCCTGGGGCCAGGTTTTTCGAGCGCCGCAAACACACCGTTTCGTCGCCATAAGACTTGGGTCCATGAAGGTGGAATTTCTACACCTTTTATCGTTCATTGGCCCAGCGGTATAAAAGCTAAGAACGAATTGCGATCCTCCATGGCGCATGTTATTGACATCGCTCCAACCATTCTTGATCTGGCAGGCGTCAGGGTCGAAGGCGGGCAGGGCCCCCCGATGGCTGGCGTGAGTCTTAAGCCTGGTTTGCTGAAGGATGAAGTTGTCTTGCATGACGAGCTTTGGTTTTATCACAACCAAAACCGAGCCTATCGGCAGGGGAACTGGAAGATCGTATACGCAGCCGATTCAGAGGATGGGCCACGAACAAAGAGCGATGGCAGTAAACGTAAAGAAGATTTAAGCGTGAATTGGCACCTATACAATCTCTCAGCTGATCGTGCCGAACAACACGACTTGGCAGACAAAGAGCCAGAGCGATTGAAAGCCATGGCATCTCGTTGGGAGGAGTTGAGGAGCCAGTTTTTAAGCGAGGCAACTCAGCAGTGA